The Desulfuromonas versatilis genome has a segment encoding these proteins:
- the lipA gene encoding lipoyl synthase: MKNPSPRKPDWLKVRFPAGPSYARIDRYHRDQGLHSVCRSAACPNQGECWSRGTATFMILGDICTRGCSFCNVACGAPLAIDPEEPAKIARAVAELGLKHAVITSVTRDDLPDGGAGHFASLVRAIRAEAPGCRVELLIPDLAGSRQALGIIMEAGPDVLGHNVETVPRLYPVVRQGADFRRSLGLLAAARELAPAVPTKSGIMLGIGEERHEVMQVLEELREVGCSLLTLGQYLAPTRAHHPVARYVPPEEFAELREAGLRLGFTHVEAGPLVRSSYHAEQQFEESQHASGL, encoded by the coding sequence ATGAAGAACCCATCACCCCGCAAACCGGACTGGCTTAAGGTCCGTTTTCCCGCCGGCCCGAGCTACGCCCGGATCGACCGCTACCACCGCGACCAGGGCCTGCATTCGGTCTGCCGCAGCGCCGCCTGCCCCAACCAGGGCGAATGCTGGAGTCGCGGCACGGCCACTTTCATGATCTTGGGCGATATCTGCACCCGCGGCTGCAGCTTCTGCAACGTGGCCTGCGGCGCGCCCTTGGCCATCGACCCCGAGGAGCCCGCCAAAATCGCCCGCGCGGTGGCGGAACTGGGCCTGAAGCATGCCGTGATCACCTCGGTGACCCGCGATGACCTCCCCGATGGCGGCGCTGGGCATTTCGCCAGCCTGGTCCGCGCTATTCGCGCCGAGGCACCTGGCTGCCGGGTGGAGCTGCTGATCCCCGATCTCGCCGGCAGTCGCCAGGCGCTTGGAATTATAATGGAAGCTGGGCCCGACGTTCTGGGGCACAATGTCGAAACCGTCCCCAGGCTGTATCCGGTGGTGCGCCAGGGAGCGGACTTCCGGCGCTCGCTCGGGCTGCTGGCGGCAGCCCGCGAGCTGGCGCCAGCGGTCCCCACCAAGTCGGGAATCATGCTGGGCATCGGTGAAGAGCGGCATGAGGTCATGCAGGTGCTGGAGGAGCTGCGGGAGGTCGGCTGCTCGCTGTTGACTCTGGGACAATACCTGGCGCCGACCCGCGCCCATCACCCCGTGGCCCGCTACGTGCCGCCCGAAGAGTTCGCCGAGCTTCGCGAAGCCGGGTTGCGGCTCGGCTTCACCCACGTGGAGGCGGGCCCCCTGGTGCGCTCGTCCTACCACGCTGAACAACAGTTCGAGGAGTCCCAACATGCCTCAGGCCTGTAA
- the pgeF gene encoding peptidoglycan editing factor PgeF, with protein sequence MKIARQGKISYLQPSWAPGASIHAGFTTRNGGVSRPPYNSLNLGYNTEDPRHNVEGNRSSLARAFDLQPHLLLTVKQVHGNDILLIDEPNPDLSHFLNVECDAVVTNQPGIMIGVLTADCYPVMLFDPVNRAAAVVHVGWRGAASGILGKTVEAMGNNFGSRPEQVHAAVGPGIGAHKYEVDRPVRDGFRKGTGHWERIAKEVALGKWNLDLRKSVLLQLQDAGLDPARIEAAEECTCCHRELFFSHRRDGGVTGRQLGFLML encoded by the coding sequence ATGAAAATCGCACGCCAGGGCAAGATCAGCTACCTGCAGCCCTCCTGGGCCCCGGGGGCTTCGATTCATGCCGGTTTCACCACCCGCAACGGCGGGGTGAGCCGCCCCCCCTACAACTCGCTCAACCTCGGCTACAATACCGAGGACCCCCGCCACAACGTCGAGGGCAACCGCTCGTCGCTGGCCCGGGCCTTCGACCTGCAGCCCCACCTGCTGCTGACCGTCAAGCAGGTGCACGGCAACGATATCCTGCTGATCGATGAACCCAACCCGGACCTGTCCCATTTTCTCAACGTCGAGTGCGACGCGGTGGTCACCAATCAGCCGGGGATCATGATCGGCGTCCTGACCGCCGACTGCTATCCGGTGATGCTGTTCGACCCGGTCAACCGTGCCGCCGCCGTGGTGCACGTCGGCTGGCGGGGGGCCGCCAGCGGCATCCTCGGCAAGACCGTCGAGGCCATGGGGAACAACTTCGGCAGCCGTCCGGAACAGGTCCATGCAGCCGTCGGCCCCGGCATCGGCGCCCACAAGTACGAGGTCGATCGCCCGGTGCGCGACGGTTTCCGCAAGGGGACCGGTCACTGGGAGAGGATCGCCAAGGAGGTGGCGCTCGGCAAATGGAACCTCGACCTGCGCAAGAGCGTCTTGCTCCAGCTTCAGGATGCCGGGCTCGACCCGGCCCGCATCGAGGCGGCCGAGGAGTGCACCTGCTGTCACCGCGAGCTGTTTTTCTCTCACCGCCGCGACGGCGGGGTGACCGGCCGCCAACTCGGGTTCCTGATGCTGTAA
- the trxB gene encoding thioredoxin-disulfide reductase — protein MRETLILGSGPAGLTAAIYAARGRCCPLLIHGQQPGGQLTTTTVIDNFPGFPEGVDGTALMDRMQEQAERFGTDFVEGEVTRVELAKRPFKVWLGDECYQCQTLIIATGASPRMLGLPNEWELYGRGVSVCATCDGFFYKGKKVVVVGGGDTAMEEASFLTRFADHVTVVHRRDTLRASPPLEKRARENKKITFRWETVVTEILGDKQSGVTGVRVLHHPSGEEEEIPCDGVFIAIGHTPNTKIFKGQLEMDPEGYLITRGNCETNIPGVFAAGDVQDAHFRQAITAAGSGCMAAILAERYLEGLDDQEE, from the coding sequence ATCCGCGAAACCCTCATCCTCGGCTCGGGACCGGCGGGGCTTACCGCCGCCATCTACGCCGCCCGCGGCCGCTGCTGCCCGCTGCTGATCCACGGCCAGCAGCCCGGCGGCCAGCTGACCACCACCACCGTCATCGACAACTTTCCCGGCTTTCCCGAGGGGGTTGACGGGACGGCGTTGATGGACCGCATGCAGGAACAGGCCGAGCGTTTCGGCACCGATTTCGTCGAAGGGGAGGTCACCCGGGTGGAGTTGGCAAAGCGCCCTTTCAAGGTCTGGCTCGGGGATGAATGCTACCAGTGCCAGACCCTGATCATCGCCACCGGCGCCTCGCCGCGGATGCTCGGCCTGCCCAATGAGTGGGAGCTCTACGGCCGGGGGGTTTCGGTGTGCGCCACCTGCGACGGCTTTTTCTACAAGGGGAAAAAGGTCGTGGTGGTCGGCGGCGGCGACACCGCCATGGAAGAGGCCTCGTTTCTGACCCGCTTCGCCGACCATGTCACCGTGGTACACCGGCGCGACACCCTGCGGGCCAGCCCTCCTTTGGAGAAACGCGCCCGGGAGAACAAGAAAATCACCTTTCGCTGGGAAACCGTGGTCACCGAAATCCTTGGCGACAAGCAGAGCGGGGTGACCGGGGTGCGGGTGCTCCACCACCCCTCCGGGGAGGAGGAGGAAATCCCCTGCGACGGCGTCTTCATCGCCATCGGGCACACCCCGAACACCAAAATATTCAAGGGACAGCTGGAGATGGACCCGGAGGGCTACCTGATCACCCGGGGCAACTGTGAAACCAACATCCCCGGAGTATTCGCCGCGGGGGACGTGCAGGATGCGCACTTTCGCCAGGCGATCACCGCCGCCGGTTCGGGCTGCATGGCGGCGATTCTGGCCGAACGCTATCTCGAAGGACTCGACGATCAGGAGGAGTGA
- the rd gene encoding rubredoxin, whose translation MDKYRCVICDYIYDPAEGDPGNGVAPGTAFADLPDDWVCPLCGADKSNFEKV comes from the coding sequence ATGGACAAGTACCGCTGCGTCATCTGCGACTATATCTACGACCCCGCCGAGGGCGACCCGGGCAACGGCGTCGCGCCCGGCACCGCCTTCGCCGACCTGCCCGACGACTGGGTCTGCCCCCTGTGCGGAGCGGACAAGAGCAACTTCGAAAAAGTCTAA
- a CDS encoding helix-turn-helix domain-containing protein — translation MRKNSEVTMENIREEVKELQIGMKIRRLRQERRMTLQALADATGLSKPLLSQIENEQVIPPLATLLRISKAFKVELQTFFQEEGSNEKCILVRAGQSRKFQRRSGPGEEPPPYAYHSLAFGKKNRNLEPFLVEFEARQWREDLQVSHDGEEFLFLLEGTLEFHYGDQVMTLQPGDSVYYDSSERHGYVSKGDGPAKAVAVLYSRGV, via the coding sequence ATGAGAAAAAACAGTGAGGTAACTATGGAAAACATCCGGGAGGAAGTCAAGGAGCTGCAGATCGGGATGAAAATCCGCCGGCTGCGCCAAGAGCGCCGCATGACCTTGCAGGCTCTTGCCGACGCCACCGGACTCTCCAAGCCCCTGCTGTCCCAGATCGAAAACGAGCAGGTGATCCCCCCCCTGGCGACCCTGCTGCGCATCTCCAAGGCCTTCAAGGTCGAGCTGCAGACCTTCTTCCAGGAGGAAGGGAGCAACGAGAAGTGCATCCTGGTGCGCGCCGGCCAGAGCCGCAAGTTCCAGCGCCGCAGCGGCCCCGGCGAGGAGCCGCCCCCCTACGCCTATCACTCCCTGGCCTTCGGCAAGAAAAACCGCAACCTCGAACCCTTTCTGGTCGAGTTCGAAGCCCGCCAGTGGCGCGAGGACCTGCAGGTAAGCCACGACGGCGAAGAGTTTCTGTTCCTGCTCGAAGGGACCCTCGAATTCCACTACGGCGACCAGGTCATGACCCTGCAGCCCGGCGACTCGGTCTACTACGATTCTTCCGAGCGCCACGGTTACGTCAGCAAGGGAGATGGCCCGGCCAAGGCCGTGGCGGTTCTCTACTCCCGGGGGGTCTGA
- the lipB gene encoding lipoyl(octanoyl) transferase LipB, producing MGSFRTLRPGRLPYREALRLQERLLERNRPGFGDVLVLLEHPPVITLGRSSRPEHLLLSPAELERRGIVCEAVARGGDVTYHGPGQLVGYPIIDLERRGRDLHRYLRTLEEVLIDTLAGFGLSGERIAGKTGVWVGGEKIASIGVGVRRWVTFHGFALNVAADLAGFEAIVPCGLPGVRMTSMERLLGRPIAMAEVQRQVIASFARSFAIRNAGDYEEPITPQTGLA from the coding sequence ATGGGCAGTTTCAGAACCCTGAGACCCGGGCGCCTCCCCTATCGGGAGGCGCTTCGACTGCAGGAGAGGCTTCTCGAGCGCAATCGCCCCGGCTTCGGCGACGTGCTGGTGCTGCTCGAACACCCGCCGGTGATCACCCTGGGCCGAAGCTCGCGGCCGGAGCATCTGCTGCTCTCCCCCGCCGAACTCGAGCGGCGCGGCATCGTCTGCGAAGCCGTCGCCCGCGGCGGCGACGTGACCTATCACGGCCCCGGACAACTGGTCGGCTACCCGATCATCGACCTCGAACGCCGGGGGCGCGACCTGCATCGCTACCTGCGCACCCTCGAAGAGGTCCTCATCGACACCCTGGCGGGCTTCGGCCTGAGCGGGGAGCGGATCGCGGGCAAGACCGGCGTCTGGGTCGGTGGCGAGAAGATCGCCTCCATCGGCGTCGGCGTGCGCCGTTGGGTGACCTTTCACGGCTTTGCCCTCAACGTCGCCGCCGATCTCGCCGGCTTCGAGGCCATCGTCCCCTGCGGCCTGCCGGGCGTCCGGATGACCTCCATGGAGCGGCTGCTGGGCAGGCCCATCGCCATGGCCGAGGTTCAGCGGCAGGTCATCGCCAGTTTTGCCCGCAGCTTTGCAATCCGTAATGCAGGAGATTATGAAGAACCCATCACCCCGCAAACCGGACTGGCTTAA
- a CDS encoding DegQ family serine endoprotease, translating to MKRSAIGAVALLAALLFLAGLPGCREQREARVPTSVRDAKVKPPVEKPAPELLSTQAAFIEVSQKVTPSVVNISAERMRSAGELGPLFENFFGDLFGDLPQAQRKEHSLGSGFLISADGYILTNEHVVKGAEQIKVKLSDQRVYDGQVVGIDPRTDVAVLKIETREKLTAAVLGDSEALQVGQWALAIGNPFGLDRTLTVGVISATGRTEIGIEDYENFIQTDASINPGNSGGPLLNIYGEVVGINTAIVASGQGIGFAIPINMAKAIADQLIEKGEVTRGWLGVSIQPLNQELAESFGLDQVTGALVNQVLPDTPAERAGVRRGDILLGFNGRKIRGVRDLQQQVAGTPAGEQVSLEVLRDGKRLNLQVALAAQQAQEAALEAGAAPQGEVFGLSVAPAEGNEGVLVEAVDEASPAAAAGVQPGDLILSVNRREVKDLASFDRAVQEARDAKNVVLLVRRAETTLYLAFAAP from the coding sequence ATGAAACGTTCGGCAATCGGCGCAGTTGCCCTGCTTGCGGCCCTGCTGTTTCTGGCGGGGCTGCCGGGGTGCCGGGAGCAGCGCGAGGCGCGGGTCCCCACCTCGGTGCGCGACGCCAAGGTCAAGCCTCCGGTGGAAAAACCGGCCCCCGAGCTGCTCTCCACCCAGGCCGCCTTTATCGAAGTGTCACAGAAAGTCACCCCCTCGGTGGTCAACATCAGCGCCGAGCGGATGCGCTCTGCAGGCGAACTGGGGCCGCTGTTCGAGAACTTTTTCGGCGATCTGTTCGGCGACCTCCCCCAGGCCCAGCGCAAGGAGCACAGCCTCGGCTCCGGGTTCCTGATCAGCGCGGATGGCTACATCCTGACCAACGAACACGTGGTCAAGGGGGCCGAGCAGATCAAGGTCAAGCTCTCCGACCAGCGGGTCTATGACGGCCAGGTGGTGGGGATCGACCCGCGCACCGACGTGGCCGTGCTGAAAATCGAAACCCGCGAGAAATTGACCGCCGCCGTGCTGGGCGACTCCGAAGCGCTGCAGGTGGGGCAGTGGGCGCTGGCTATCGGCAATCCCTTCGGCCTGGACCGTACGCTTACTGTCGGCGTCATCTCCGCCACCGGGCGCACGGAGATCGGCATCGAGGACTACGAAAACTTCATTCAGACCGACGCCTCCATCAACCCGGGCAACTCGGGGGGGCCGCTGCTCAACATCTATGGCGAGGTGGTGGGGATCAACACCGCCATCGTCGCTTCCGGGCAGGGGATCGGCTTCGCCATCCCGATCAACATGGCCAAGGCCATCGCCGACCAGCTCATCGAAAAAGGGGAGGTGACCCGGGGCTGGCTTGGGGTGAGCATTCAGCCGCTCAACCAGGAACTGGCCGAGTCCTTCGGCCTGGACCAGGTCACCGGGGCCCTGGTCAACCAGGTCCTGCCCGACACCCCGGCCGAGCGGGCGGGGGTGCGCCGGGGAGATATTCTGCTGGGTTTCAACGGCAGGAAGATCCGCGGGGTACGGGATTTGCAGCAGCAGGTTGCCGGGACCCCGGCAGGGGAACAGGTTTCCCTCGAGGTGCTGCGGGACGGCAAGCGGCTGAACCTGCAGGTCGCCCTGGCGGCGCAGCAGGCTCAGGAAGCCGCTCTGGAGGCCGGCGCTGCGCCCCAGGGAGAGGTTTTCGGCCTGAGCGTGGCCCCCGCCGAAGGGAATGAAGGGGTGCTGGTCGAAGCGGTGGACGAAGCGTCCCCGGCTGCCGCGGCCGGTGTCCAGCCCGGCGATCTGATCCTGTCGGTCAATCGCCGGGAAGTCAAGGATTTGGCATCCTTCGATCGGGCCGTCCAGGAGGCGCGGGATGCGAAAAACGTGGTGCTGCTGGTCAGGCGCGCAGAGACCACCCTGTACCTGGCCTTCGCGGCACCCTGA
- a CDS encoding ferredoxin: MARTPYVDKDVCISCNLCVDSVPEVFRLDDDGVAEVYDPAGAPEDRIQEAMDACPVACIHWQD, encoded by the coding sequence ATGGCCAGGACCCCCTACGTGGACAAGGACGTCTGCATCAGCTGCAACCTCTGCGTCGACTCGGTGCCGGAAGTGTTTCGCCTCGACGACGACGGCGTCGCCGAAGTCTACGACCCCGCCGGGGCCCCCGAAGACAGGATCCAGGAGGCCATGGACGCCTGCCCGGTGGCCTGCATCCACTGGCAGGACTGA
- a CDS encoding HAD family hydrolase, with the protein MDAGVGVGPERKEGTDWSMSMENPPLEQVRAVLFDLDGTLLGVEMSKFIPAYLEGLSGHFADQVDRRAFARVLTATTFALLRSDDGSRSNQEMLLEAVGLHLGIGRAKWEQGLAAFFREGLEDLEKLITSLPLAREILERCFSRNLQVVVATNPVFPKPLVDARLQWGNLHDFPFALVTSYENCRYCKPHPGYFQDILQSVGLQPGQCVMVGNDTEHDLAARQAGIPTFLVDTWLVDRQQGSFTTDYRGGHEDLLEFVGRLGQDPPPISGFGP; encoded by the coding sequence GTGGACGCTGGCGTCGGCGTCGGGCCGGAGCGCAAGGAAGGAACGGACTGGTCGATGAGCATGGAAAATCCCCCGCTGGAGCAGGTCAGGGCCGTACTGTTCGATCTTGACGGAACGCTGCTCGGGGTCGAAATGAGCAAGTTCATCCCCGCCTACCTGGAGGGGCTTTCTGGACATTTCGCGGACCAGGTGGACCGGCGGGCCTTTGCCCGGGTGCTGACCGCCACCACCTTTGCCCTGCTGCGCAGCGACGACGGCAGCCGCAGCAACCAGGAGATGCTCCTCGAGGCGGTGGGCCTGCACCTGGGGATCGGCCGCGCCAAGTGGGAACAGGGGCTGGCGGCGTTTTTTCGGGAGGGGCTGGAGGATCTGGAAAAACTGATTACCAGCCTGCCGCTGGCCCGGGAGATTCTCGAGCGCTGCTTCTCGCGGAATCTGCAGGTGGTGGTCGCCACCAACCCGGTATTTCCAAAGCCTCTGGTGGACGCCCGCCTGCAGTGGGGCAATCTGCACGATTTTCCCTTCGCCCTGGTGACCAGCTACGAAAACTGCCGTTACTGCAAGCCCCACCCCGGCTATTTCCAGGATATTCTGCAGAGCGTCGGGCTGCAGCCGGGCCAGTGCGTGATGGTCGGCAACGATACCGAGCACGACCTGGCGGCCCGCCAGGCCGGGATCCCCACGTTCCTGGTCGACACCTGGCTGGTGGATCGTCAGCAGGGGAGCTTCACCACCGATTACCGGGGTGGGCACGAGGATCTTCTCGAATTCGTCGGCAGGTTGGGCCAGGATCCACCGCCAATTTCGGGATTCGGACCCTGA
- a CDS encoding pyridoxamine 5'-phosphate oxidase family protein, with protein MISERMKIFIEKVNLAFVASADLDGEPHLGAGRGLEVTGPNHLVFEAWFCRKTLNNVAQNPQVAIAVMDPESEAGYQLRGIVEKVSDVAMLNGYVPRLEEPGMPQVQSRIAVRIDKIMEFSHGAHTDNPLSKEA; from the coding sequence ATGATCTCGGAGCGGATGAAGATATTTATCGAGAAGGTCAACCTGGCCTTCGTCGCCTCGGCCGATCTGGATGGAGAGCCGCACCTCGGCGCCGGGCGCGGGCTCGAAGTCACCGGCCCCAATCACCTGGTCTTCGAAGCCTGGTTCTGCCGAAAGACCCTCAACAACGTCGCTCAGAATCCCCAGGTGGCCATCGCGGTCATGGACCCCGAAAGCGAGGCCGGCTACCAGTTGCGCGGCATCGTGGAAAAGGTCAGCGACGTGGCCATGCTCAACGGCTATGTGCCGCGCCTCGAGGAGCCCGGCATGCCCCAGGTCCAGTCGCGGATCGCAGTGCGCATCGATAAGATCATGGAATTCTCCCACGGCGCCCACACGGACAATCCGCTCTCCAAGGAGGCCTGA
- the elbB gene encoding isoprenoid biosynthesis glyoxalase ElbB — protein MAKVGVVLSGCGVYDGAEIHEAVITLLALDRAGAEAVCMAPDSEQMHVVNHLSGEVAEGEKRNVLVESARIARGQIKNLKEVKAADIDALIFPGGFGAAKNLCDFAVKGADCSVHPEVARLVREVVKAKKPLAAVCIAPALVSRVLGNDQLAHKLTIGTDEGTAQALGAMGTQHVACPVHEFVVDRENKLISTPAYMLAGRISEAAEGIEKTVRALLEMI, from the coding sequence ATGGCGAAAGTTGGCGTGGTACTTTCCGGCTGCGGCGTCTACGACGGCGCGGAAATTCACGAGGCGGTCATCACCCTGCTGGCCCTCGACCGGGCCGGCGCGGAAGCGGTCTGCATGGCCCCGGACAGCGAACAGATGCACGTCGTCAATCACCTGAGCGGCGAGGTGGCCGAGGGGGAAAAACGCAACGTACTGGTGGAATCGGCCCGCATCGCCCGGGGCCAGATCAAAAACCTCAAGGAGGTCAAGGCGGCGGACATCGACGCCCTGATCTTCCCCGGCGGCTTCGGGGCCGCCAAGAACCTCTGCGATTTCGCCGTCAAGGGGGCCGACTGCAGCGTCCATCCCGAGGTGGCCCGCCTGGTCCGCGAGGTGGTCAAGGCGAAAAAGCCTCTCGCCGCGGTCTGCATCGCCCCGGCTCTGGTTTCCCGGGTGCTCGGCAATGACCAACTGGCCCACAAGCTGACCATCGGCACCGACGAGGGGACCGCCCAGGCCCTCGGCGCCATGGGGACCCAGCATGTGGCCTGCCCGGTCCACGAATTCGTTGTCGACCGGGAGAACAAGCTCATCTCCACCCCTGCCTACATGCTCGCCGGGCGCATCAGCGAGGCCGCCGAGGGGATCGAAAAAACCGTCAGGGCCCTGTTGGAGATGATCTGA
- a CDS encoding RluA family pseudouridine synthase has translation MGQSYRFCFERGRPAERLDRYLADCLPELTRSQLKKLIDEGRVLLSGSPVKAGLKLKGGEVLEVAIPESAPAEALPEQLPLTILYEDPHLVVVDKAAGMVVHPAAGHRGGTLVNALLHHCRDLSGVGGELRPGIVHRLDKDTSGVMVATKDDATHNALARQFKVHSISRRYVALVHGQLQQERGTVDKAIGRHPSDRKKMSTRGRVGRRAVTHWKVLRRFDGDGLTLVELSLETGRTHQIRVHLSEMNLPIVGDPIYGNSSRANALRDPQLRKLVLRLERQALHARLLGFVHPATGSYMEFESSLPADLAEILDYLNEKYKE, from the coding sequence ATGGGGCAATCCTACCGGTTTTGTTTTGAACGGGGCCGCCCTGCCGAGCGGCTTGATCGTTATCTTGCCGACTGCCTGCCCGAACTGACCCGCTCCCAGTTGAAGAAGCTTATCGACGAGGGGCGGGTTCTTTTGTCCGGCAGCCCGGTCAAGGCCGGCCTCAAGCTCAAGGGGGGCGAGGTCCTGGAGGTCGCCATCCCCGAGTCCGCGCCCGCCGAGGCGCTGCCGGAGCAGCTGCCCCTGACCATCCTCTACGAAGACCCGCACCTGGTGGTGGTGGACAAGGCCGCCGGGATGGTCGTGCATCCCGCGGCGGGCCACCGGGGAGGAACCCTGGTCAATGCCCTGCTGCACCATTGCCGCGACCTCTCCGGGGTCGGCGGTGAGCTGCGCCCCGGCATCGTCCACCGTCTCGACAAGGACACCTCGGGGGTCATGGTGGCCACCAAGGACGATGCCACCCACAATGCCCTCGCCAGGCAGTTCAAGGTGCACTCCATCTCCCGGCGCTACGTGGCGCTGGTGCACGGGCAGCTGCAGCAGGAGCGGGGGACGGTGGACAAGGCCATCGGCCGCCACCCCAGCGACCGCAAGAAGATGAGCACCCGGGGGCGGGTCGGCCGGCGGGCGGTGACCCACTGGAAAGTGCTGCGGCGTTTCGACGGCGACGGGCTCACCCTGGTGGAGCTGTCCCTGGAGACCGGCCGCACCCACCAGATCCGGGTCCATCTCTCGGAGATGAACCTGCCGATCGTCGGCGACCCGATTTACGGCAACAGCAGCCGGGCCAACGCTCTTCGCGACCCCCAGCTGCGCAAGCTCGTGCTGCGCCTTGAGCGTCAGGCCCTGCATGCCCGCCTGCTGGGCTTCGTGCATCCAGCCACCGGCAGCTACATGGAGTTCGAAAGCTCCCTCCCGGCCGATTTGGCCGAAATCCTTGACTATCTCAACGAAAAGTATAAAGAATAG